A single region of the Actinoplanes sp. SE50/110 genome encodes:
- a CDS encoding type II toxin-antitoxin system Phd/YefM family antitoxin gives MTSAISASEARKSLFPLIERVNLDHTPIEIVSKRGNAVLVSKEDWDSIMETNYLLRSPANAKRLTESVEQWRAGRATEREFGPEE, from the coding sequence GTGACTTCAGCGATCAGTGCCAGCGAGGCTCGCAAGTCCCTCTTTCCGCTCATCGAACGAGTCAACCTGGACCACACTCCGATCGAAATCGTCTCCAAGCGCGGCAACGCCGTCCTGGTGAGCAAGGAGGACTGGGACTCGATCATGGAAACCAACTACCTGCTTCGATCCCCCGCCAACGCCAAGCGCCTCACTGAGAGCGTCGAGCAATGGCGAGCGGGACGAGCCACGGAGCGCGAGTTCGGCCCCGAGGAGTGA
- a CDS encoding Txe/YoeB family addiction module toxin, translated as MKLSWTDHAWDDYLYRQTQDRRTLKRINALIADIKRDPDGQGIGKPEILRNNLAGLRSRRIDDEHRMVYAVETNEITIISCRYHHE; from the coding sequence GTGAAACTCAGCTGGACCGACCACGCCTGGGACGACTACCTGTACCGGCAGACTCAGGACCGCAGAACCCTCAAACGCATCAACGCCCTGATCGCCGACATCAAACGTGATCCCGACGGTCAGGGCATCGGCAAACCGGAGATCCTCCGAAACAACCTCGCGGGACTCCGGTCCCGGCGCATCGACGACGAACACCGCATGGTGTACGCCGTCGAGACCAACGAGATCACCATCATCTCCTGCCGATACCATCACGAATAG
- a CDS encoding UvrD-helicase domain-containing protein produces the protein MPAGGSAIGRALREREHAAELMRRYRRAQAVAARYAAAAIGEQQVAAALIVLTGAGWTLLVDRRWPGSAVANVDMILVGPGGVFVIDVKNWRSPPTALDGRLHAGSDDRHQEIIKLRAITSRVHDELAVLDMAPAVVASVMVFANQSVEQRVGTVFLRGVKEIAPWLAALPRRLTTPQVGRVAVHLAGKFPAYDIPDIVERPVQVDRSDPPQKAPSLFDVDAIARAEQQSVLARPIESWMTYLHPDQLAIVRRRWNGPARISGAAGTGKTVVGLHRAVWLAQRTVGKILYVTFVKNLPRVQAQLLARLSPAVVDRVEFCSLHGWARSLLDQRGVHLRVDLAATGNCFSRAWLHVGRSSVLAELEPNPMYWQDEITYVIKGRGFTELGQYLTATRPGRRTALRRVHREAAWQLYLEYERLRAERGVHDFTDVLTEAIAVLRDPAARPRYAAVIADEVQDLTLVGVSLLHQLVGDAPNGLLLIGDGQQAVYPGGFRLSDAGIDIRGGRAEVLKVNYRNAADILTAALQTLDGQPFDDIDGTVVTTGPAVETTYHDGRVIRVDAATADEHDQAFLAAVRELAGDSSDDTRLGDAAVLCARKKDVIHYQRLLTRAGIPNSNLEDYDGQATGELKVGTFLRSKGLEFKHVFLPHHDREVRKAQTSSLTETDRLALVKRQLFVGMTRARDMLWIGAVPDAKLPRPRTGHDSAAVPGSPPLGSR, from the coding sequence GTGCCCGCTGGAGGATCTGCGATCGGTCGTGCCTTACGTGAGCGTGAGCATGCGGCAGAGCTCATGCGTCGGTACCGGCGAGCCCAGGCGGTCGCAGCTCGATACGCGGCGGCGGCCATAGGGGAGCAGCAAGTAGCGGCCGCCCTGATCGTGTTGACTGGAGCTGGCTGGACTCTACTGGTGGACCGACGTTGGCCCGGCAGTGCAGTAGCCAATGTCGACATGATTCTGGTGGGGCCTGGCGGCGTCTTCGTCATTGACGTCAAGAACTGGAGAAGCCCGCCGACGGCCCTCGACGGCCGGCTCCACGCCGGCTCGGACGATCGTCACCAAGAGATCATCAAACTCCGTGCGATCACGAGCAGGGTGCACGACGAGCTAGCAGTCCTCGACATGGCGCCGGCCGTGGTGGCTTCTGTCATGGTGTTCGCGAACCAATCCGTCGAACAGCGTGTCGGTACGGTTTTCCTCCGCGGCGTCAAGGAGATCGCGCCGTGGTTGGCGGCCCTGCCGCGCCGCCTCACCACACCGCAGGTCGGCCGAGTGGCCGTTCACCTCGCTGGCAAGTTTCCCGCGTACGACATACCCGACATCGTTGAGCGGCCGGTTCAGGTCGACCGCAGTGACCCCCCGCAAAAGGCACCGTCGCTCTTCGACGTGGATGCGATCGCTCGCGCGGAGCAACAGTCCGTGCTGGCCCGCCCGATCGAAAGTTGGATGACGTATCTGCATCCCGACCAGCTCGCCATCGTCAGACGCCGGTGGAACGGTCCGGCTCGGATCAGCGGCGCGGCTGGTACGGGCAAGACCGTCGTAGGTCTACACCGGGCCGTCTGGCTTGCCCAGCGTACGGTAGGCAAAATCCTCTATGTCACATTCGTGAAGAACCTTCCCCGGGTCCAGGCGCAGCTCCTGGCGCGCCTTTCCCCGGCGGTCGTCGACAGGGTCGAGTTTTGCAGCCTGCACGGTTGGGCGAGGTCGCTGCTTGACCAGCGTGGAGTGCACCTACGAGTGGATCTGGCGGCGACCGGCAATTGCTTCTCCCGCGCATGGCTGCATGTCGGGAGGAGCAGCGTTCTGGCGGAGCTCGAACCTAACCCGATGTACTGGCAGGACGAGATCACCTACGTCATCAAGGGGCGAGGCTTCACTGAGCTGGGGCAGTACCTTACGGCTACCCGGCCCGGGCGCCGGACTGCGCTGCGACGCGTTCACCGCGAGGCCGCCTGGCAGCTCTACCTGGAGTACGAACGTCTGCGTGCCGAGCGGGGAGTGCACGACTTCACCGATGTGCTCACCGAGGCCATCGCCGTCTTGCGTGACCCAGCCGCTCGGCCGCGGTACGCCGCCGTCATCGCTGACGAGGTACAGGATTTGACTCTCGTCGGAGTGAGCCTGCTGCATCAGCTCGTCGGTGATGCGCCGAACGGCCTGCTGCTCATCGGTGATGGCCAGCAAGCCGTCTACCCTGGCGGCTTTCGTCTCAGCGACGCCGGCATCGACATCCGTGGCGGACGTGCCGAAGTCCTGAAGGTCAACTACCGAAATGCCGCGGACATTCTTACGGCGGCGCTACAGACCCTTGATGGGCAGCCCTTCGACGACATAGACGGGACAGTTGTCACCACCGGCCCTGCCGTGGAGACCACCTACCACGACGGTCGAGTGATCCGCGTCGACGCGGCCACTGCTGACGAGCACGACCAAGCCTTCCTCGCCGCCGTGAGGGAGCTGGCCGGAGATTCATCCGACGATACGCGGCTTGGGGACGCGGCAGTGCTCTGCGCCCGGAAGAAGGACGTCATCCACTACCAGCGCCTGCTGACCCGCGCCGGCATCCCGAACAGCAACCTCGAGGACTACGACGGGCAGGCCACCGGCGAGTTGAAGGTGGGAACCTTTCTCCGGTCCAAGGGACTCGAGTTCAAGCACGTCTTCCTGCCGCATCACGACCGCGAGGTAAGGAAAGCGCAGACGAGCAGCCTCACCGAGACCGACCGCCTGGCGCTGGTGAAGCGACAGCTCTTCGTCGGCATGACCCGCGCACGTGACATGCTGTGGATCGGCGCTGTCCCGGATGCGAAGCTGCCGCGACCCAGAACCGGGCACGATTCGGCGGCTGTACCGGGCTCTCCTCCGCTCGGCTCGCGGTGA
- a CDS encoding RNase H family protein, with product MADGHVRRQEAVDVFPAGVCDGDRGPGGWGAVLRYGSHNREVYGAELALTSSDRMLLTAVAEALDRLTRPVAVRVHADQTIAGRHRDLRSRLTAAAQLHQVQWVGEAAFSGAGAERAGALAGTGLLEATQRLNSRCVHDLVTRQCWQCRPSASTRPQRVAVTSGGAVFHLSGGCAALNDGWRRIERRGGVRSDLTWVPTVDAIAAGRGTCEVCCAGHDI from the coding sequence ATGGCGGACGGGCATGTAAGGCGGCAGGAAGCAGTCGACGTGTTCCCTGCCGGTGTGTGCGACGGCGATCGCGGTCCGGGCGGATGGGGAGCTGTCCTTCGATACGGAAGTCACAACCGTGAGGTCTACGGCGCCGAACTCGCACTGACGTCCAGCGACCGGATGCTGTTGACGGCGGTGGCGGAGGCCCTCGACCGACTGACGCGACCCGTCGCGGTGCGGGTTCATGCCGATCAAACCATTGCCGGCCGGCATCGCGACCTCAGGTCGCGGCTGACTGCAGCCGCTCAGCTACATCAGGTCCAGTGGGTCGGGGAGGCCGCCTTTTCTGGCGCTGGAGCAGAACGGGCGGGCGCCTTGGCGGGAACCGGCCTGCTCGAGGCCACGCAACGGCTCAACTCCCGCTGCGTCCATGACCTTGTCACCCGCCAATGCTGGCAGTGCCGGCCGTCGGCCAGCACGCGCCCGCAACGCGTCGCGGTCACCTCCGGTGGCGCCGTCTTCCACCTCAGCGGGGGCTGCGCCGCCCTCAACGACGGCTGGCGACGTATCGAGCGACGCGGTGGCGTCCGATCCGACCTGACGTGGGTACCGACTGTCGACGCCATCGCCGCCGGACGCGGCACATGCGAAGTCTGCTGCGCCGGTCACGACATCTGA
- a CDS encoding YihY/virulence factor BrkB family protein, translating to MRLQNRPHGRHDPEDDKQSGSVAAVPAASGSHGRPDPGDGEGSAVQRTDGSGADHATAAGSADASDAGRTGAEHAAASDAGRGDDAGQARRRGAEDFDLAAASTTDVGRTPDPKDLSAPGPDAGPDRPSQLHARGIFAAVRRTFKQFSEDNVSDWAAALTYYGVLSIFPGALVIVSLLGLLGDAGQRTVTDAVTQITPNSQLRDLVNTVLDQVQGTGNAGLAAILGLVAAFWSASGYIAAFMRASNAIYDVPEGRPIWKTLPIRVGVTAIVGTMLIASAAIVVFTGDLARIVGEKLHLGGVAVTTWNIAKWPVLVILVSLMFAILYWASPNAKTGGFRWISPGGIFAVLLWVAASAGFAIYLANFANYNKTYGTLGGVVAFLVWLWISNMAIMLGAELDAELERGRAIAAGHPADEEPFLELRDTRALKKGSEHGLSQG from the coding sequence ATGAGACTCCAGAATCGCCCGCACGGGCGCCACGATCCCGAAGACGACAAGCAGTCCGGCAGCGTGGCCGCCGTGCCCGCCGCCTCCGGCAGCCACGGACGGCCGGACCCCGGAGACGGGGAAGGCTCAGCCGTCCAGCGGACCGACGGTTCGGGCGCCGACCACGCGACCGCGGCCGGATCTGCGGACGCGTCGGACGCCGGCCGGACCGGGGCCGAGCACGCGGCCGCTTCGGATGCCGGCCGCGGCGACGACGCCGGCCAGGCACGGCGGCGTGGGGCCGAGGACTTCGACCTGGCGGCGGCGAGCACGACCGACGTGGGTCGTACGCCCGACCCGAAAGACCTGTCGGCGCCGGGTCCGGATGCCGGCCCGGACCGTCCGTCGCAGCTGCACGCCCGGGGGATCTTCGCCGCGGTGCGGCGGACCTTCAAGCAGTTCTCCGAGGACAACGTGTCCGACTGGGCGGCCGCGCTGACCTACTACGGCGTCCTGTCCATCTTCCCGGGCGCGCTGGTGATCGTCTCGCTGCTGGGGTTGCTCGGCGACGCCGGCCAGCGGACCGTCACCGACGCGGTCACCCAGATCACCCCGAACTCGCAGCTGCGCGACCTGGTCAACACGGTGCTCGACCAGGTGCAGGGCACCGGCAACGCCGGGCTGGCCGCGATCCTCGGTCTGGTCGCCGCGTTCTGGTCGGCGTCCGGCTACATCGCCGCGTTCATGCGGGCGTCGAACGCGATCTACGACGTGCCGGAGGGCCGGCCGATCTGGAAGACCCTGCCGATCCGGGTCGGTGTCACCGCGATCGTCGGCACCATGCTGATCGCCTCCGCCGCCATCGTCGTGTTCACCGGCGACCTGGCCCGCATCGTCGGCGAGAAGCTGCACCTCGGCGGGGTCGCCGTGACCACCTGGAACATCGCCAAATGGCCGGTGCTGGTGATCCTGGTCAGCCTGATGTTCGCCATCCTCTACTGGGCTTCGCCGAACGCCAAGACCGGCGGTTTCCGCTGGATCAGCCCGGGCGGCATCTTCGCCGTCCTGCTGTGGGTGGCCGCGTCCGCCGGCTTCGCGATCTACCTGGCGAACTTCGCCAACTACAACAAGACGTACGGCACCCTGGGCGGCGTCGTCGCCTTCCTGGTCTGGCTCTGGATCTCCAACATGGCGATCATGCTCGGCGCCGAACTGGACGCCGAACTCGAACGCGGCCGCGCCATCGCCGCCGGCCACCCCGCCGACGAGGAGCCGTTCCTGGAGTTGCGCGACACCCGCGCCCTGAAGAAGGGCTCCGAACACGGCCTGAGCCAGGGCTGA
- a CDS encoding NAD(P)/FAD-dependent oxidoreductase, which produces MSQPVEVDVVIVGGGLAGLSAARRLDRAGVEWLLIEGSDRLGGRVATENVDGWRMDRGFQVLNTAYPRLSALVDIDALEMRYFTAGVLVRRGGTLHRLENPLREPLATPQTLLSGVGSLTDRLKFAALATRCATTPAAKLLEAPETTTQEMLRKAGLSHRIIEEVLRPFFSGVFADRSLDTSSHVTAMVLRSFTRGRIGVPAAGMAALPAAVAGPLPFPQLLIGARTLSIGPGLVVTEGGEIRCRAVIVATDPLSAADLLPQLPRPDMHGLTTFYFGASLAPIDEPILLLDGERREIVANTVVISNAAPEYAPGGHSLIAASVVGVSAPSSASEAVIRVELARMYGTSTDDWDLLNVISIPNALPAARVPQNTLRKSVALGDGLFVAGDHRDSPSIQGAMAGGWRTAGQVLASLGVQVGV; this is translated from the coding sequence ATGTCGCAGCCGGTCGAGGTGGACGTCGTCATCGTCGGCGGCGGGCTCGCCGGGCTGTCCGCCGCCCGCCGACTCGACCGCGCCGGCGTCGAATGGCTGCTCATCGAAGGATCCGACCGGCTCGGCGGGCGGGTCGCCACCGAAAACGTCGACGGCTGGCGGATGGACCGCGGATTTCAGGTCCTCAACACCGCGTACCCCCGGCTCTCCGCCCTCGTCGACATCGACGCCCTGGAAATGCGGTACTTCACCGCCGGCGTCCTGGTCCGGCGTGGTGGCACCCTGCACCGCCTCGAAAACCCGCTCCGCGAACCGCTGGCCACCCCGCAGACCCTGCTGTCCGGCGTCGGCTCTCTCACCGACCGGCTCAAATTCGCCGCCCTCGCCACCCGATGCGCCACCACGCCCGCCGCCAAGCTGCTCGAAGCGCCGGAGACCACCACCCAGGAGATGCTCCGCAAAGCCGGCCTCTCCCACCGCATCATCGAAGAGGTGCTGCGGCCGTTCTTCTCCGGCGTCTTCGCCGACCGGTCCCTCGACACGTCCAGCCACGTCACCGCGATGGTGCTGCGCTCCTTCACCCGCGGCCGGATCGGGGTGCCGGCCGCCGGCATGGCCGCGCTGCCCGCCGCCGTCGCCGGTCCCCTGCCCTTCCCGCAACTGCTGATCGGCGCCCGCACCCTCAGCATCGGCCCCGGTCTGGTCGTCACCGAAGGCGGCGAAATCCGCTGCCGCGCCGTGATCGTCGCCACCGACCCGCTCAGCGCCGCCGACCTGCTCCCGCAGCTGCCCCGGCCCGACATGCACGGGCTGACCACCTTCTACTTCGGCGCGTCCCTGGCACCCATCGACGAACCGATCCTGCTCCTCGACGGCGAGCGCCGGGAGATCGTCGCCAACACCGTCGTGATCAGCAACGCCGCCCCGGAATACGCCCCCGGCGGCCACAGCCTGATCGCCGCCTCCGTCGTCGGCGTCTCCGCCCCCTCCAGCGCCTCCGAGGCTGTCATCCGCGTCGAACTGGCCCGCATGTACGGCACCTCCACCGACGACTGGGACCTCCTCAACGTGATCAGCATCCCGAACGCACTCCCCGCCGCCCGGGTGCCCCAGAACACCCTCCGCAAGTCGGTAGCCCTCGGTGACGGCCTGTTCGTCGCCGGCGACCACCGTGACAGCCCATCCATCCAAGGTGCGATGGCCGGCGGCTGGCGCACCGCCGGCCAAGTCCTGGCGTCACTCGGCGTGCAGGTCGGGGTCTAG
- a CDS encoding sugar phosphate isomerase/epimerase — protein sequence MRLRHPSGRTVHLIAGVDLTGARTAADAFAMIDAVAARLRSGRTADPRLAVAGVTDNADRAAVGWTGRAAGLTENADLSRTDAVIGGDADPAHHRLGIALRLPYPLAAALVDDGRARTRLRADLDARGLDVVTVNGGPEAEVGGLPPLPDWSETARLQHTLDLARILVDLLPADEVRGAVGTCGLAHRDGWDEAREMAVSRHLRRLSGRLADLAWRVGRAVRVGFEPGPGWVLDTPEETVAGLARVDKDRLGICLDLARAAREWPDPAAGVDRLTDAGLSVITVRITDPRAAWQPILRHLLAADTARTEYVEVEGSGAAAADLTYTMGELTALGLVPEHEPCPTS from the coding sequence ATGCGGCTTCGACATCCTTCCGGCCGGACCGTGCACCTCATCGCCGGGGTCGACCTGACCGGCGCGCGAACGGCGGCCGACGCCTTCGCCATGATCGATGCGGTCGCCGCCCGCCTGCGATCCGGCCGGACCGCCGATCCTCGACTCGCCGTTGCCGGTGTGACCGACAATGCCGACCGGGCTGCCGTCGGCTGGACCGGTCGGGCTGCCGGCCTGACCGAGAATGCCGATCTGTCCCGGACGGATGCCGTCATCGGCGGCGATGCTGATCCCGCGCACCACCGGCTCGGGATCGCGCTGCGCCTGCCCTACCCGCTTGCCGCCGCCCTCGTCGACGACGGGCGCGCCCGCACCCGGCTGCGTGCCGACCTCGATGCCCGCGGGCTCGACGTCGTCACGGTGAACGGCGGGCCCGAGGCCGAGGTCGGCGGCCTGCCCCCGCTGCCCGACTGGAGCGAGACCGCCCGGCTGCAGCACACCCTGGACCTGGCCCGGATCCTGGTCGACCTGCTGCCCGCCGACGAGGTGCGCGGCGCGGTCGGCACCTGCGGCCTGGCCCACCGGGACGGCTGGGACGAGGCCCGCGAGATGGCGGTGAGCCGGCACCTGCGGCGGCTCTCCGGCCGTCTCGCCGACCTGGCCTGGCGGGTCGGGCGGGCGGTGCGGGTCGGTTTCGAGCCGGGCCCCGGCTGGGTGCTCGACACCCCGGAGGAGACGGTGGCCGGGCTGGCCCGGGTCGACAAGGACCGGCTCGGCATCTGCCTGGACCTGGCCCGGGCGGCCCGGGAGTGGCCCGACCCGGCGGCCGGCGTCGATCGGCTCACCGACGCCGGCCTGTCGGTGATCACCGTCCGGATCACCGATCCGCGGGCCGCGTGGCAGCCGATCCTGCGCCACCTGCTCGCGGCGGACACCGCACGCACGGAGTATGTCGAGGTGGAGGGATCCGGCGCGGCGGCCGCGGATCTGACGTACACCATGGGGGAACTGACCGCCCTCGGTCTGGTGCCGGAGCACGAGCCCTGCCCCACGTCCTGA